A part of Tigriopus californicus strain San Diego chromosome 10, Tcal_SD_v2.1, whole genome shotgun sequence genomic DNA contains:
- the LOC131888037 gene encoding uncharacterized protein LOC131888037 — MTKQVNYSDLSEPPAHKSRHWCCTSSSRRTSYLKYCIMITGIATLTLLSASSLFSWAVSSPLHASCEVKWNLQAPCAEVQEKILAKMEEWSHSDCPGTSETCPSLPCGQRCKYSLEESTANMIKGVHRTPAKDYEDDFNFELTEGPNGSCKVKGFSTSRLWYAILDFGTNYCNLWNLVDGAGFTKLDGFKEDTSSRVCTQYDSADCSRY, encoded by the exons ATGACCAAGCAGGTGAACTACAGCGACTTAAGTGAGCCGCCAGCCCACAAATCTCGTCATTGGTGTTGTACAAGCTCATCGCGACGGACTAGTTACTTAAAGTACTGCATCATGATTACTGGCATCGCTACTCTCACCCTCTTATCCGCCTCTTCATTGTTCTCTTGGGCCGTCTCCTCCCCTCTCCACGCCTCCTGCGAGGTCAAATG GAACTTGCAAGCGCCTTGTGCCGAGGTCCAAGAGAAAATCTTGGCCAAGATGGAGGAATGGTCGCATTCGGATTGCCCTGGAACCTCTGAGACTTGTCCCTCGTTGCCCTGTGGACAACGTTGCAAATATTCG TTGGAAGAGAGCACTGCCAACATGATCAAGGGGGTCCATCGTACACCGGCCAAGGATTATGAGGATGATTTCAATTTCGAACTGACTGAGGGCCCCAATGGAAGCTGCAAAGTGAAG GGATTTTCCACTTCCCGCTTGTGGTACGCCATCTTGGATTTTGGCACCAATTACTGCAACCTCTGGAATTTGGTGGATGGTGCTGGATTCACTAAATTAGATGGATTCAAAGAAGACACCAGTTCCAGGGTGTGCACTCAATACGACTCGGCGGACTGCTCCCGTTATTAA